The nucleotide sequence CAAATGGCGATGATCATGCACCCGACAATTATTGCAACGGCTGTACTACTCATTCCTTCAATTGCTGGTCAGCATGCAGGCCGGGATTTATGGATTTCACCTTATTGGGCGTCGATTAGTGGATTTTTCACTTTTTTTATTGCATACAGGCTTCATAAGAGGTTTCCGAAAGAAACGCCAATTCAATATAGTCAGCACATTATTGGGAAGGTACCTGGGAAAATTTTCGGCGTCTCGTTAATGCTGTTTTATATTCATTCAAGCGGGATGATCATTAGCGAGTATGCTGAGTTTATTAACGGGGTTTTCTTACTGCGTACACCGAAAGTCGTGATCATTGGAAGCATGGTGCTCGTTTGTAGTTTTGCGATAAGAGGAGGAATTGAGGTGCTCTGCCGGGTTACCGAGTTCTTCTTCCCAATTGTCGTCGGCTTACTTGTCATTATGTTTATTTTATTAATTCCTGATTTTAACTTTATGAATGTGTTTCCGATTTTTGAAAATGGGCTTATGCCTTCGATTAGAGGGGCCATTCCACCGATTACGTGGTTTAGTGAATTCTTCTTAGTCGCATTCCTGCTCCCGTATGTGAAAGATGACGAAAAAAAAGTGCGATGGGGTATTCTTTCGATTGTTTCGGTATTAGCCGCGATGTCCTTAAGTAATTTGATTGGTCTTCTAATTCTTGGAATTTTGACGAATGATATCGCTTATCCTGTTATGGTTGCGGGGAAATACATTTCGATTGCAGATTTTATTGAGCATATTGAAGCGGTTGTAATGGCGATTTGGG is from Bacillus tianshenii and encodes:
- a CDS encoding endospore germination permease translates to MLEKGKISAVQMAMIMHPTIIATAVLLIPSIAGQHAGRDLWISPYWASISGFFTFFIAYRLHKRFPKETPIQYSQHIIGKVPGKIFGVSLMLFYIHSSGMIISEYAEFINGVFLLRTPKVVIIGSMVLVCSFAIRGGIEVLCRVTEFFFPIVVGLLVIMFILLIPDFNFMNVFPIFENGLMPSIRGAIPPITWFSEFFLVAFLLPYVKDDEKKVRWGILSIVSVLAAMSLSNLIGLLILGILTNDIAYPVMVAGKYISIADFIEHIEAVVMAIWVIGAFLKISMFYYAVVLGTAQLCELSDYRSIVLPIGVILVVFTFWSVPDLMYFTKFLNVAAPFFLSFFQTVLPTLLLIIASLRKKEAKGYEG